The following are encoded in a window of Cucurbita pepo subsp. pepo cultivar mu-cu-16 chromosome LG12, ASM280686v2, whole genome shotgun sequence genomic DNA:
- the LOC111807756 gene encoding short-chain dehydrogenase reductase 3b-like gives MSKSRRLHGNVALITGAASGIGEETARLFAANGAFVVVADIDDELGRKVAASIGIDQASFHHCDVRDEKQVEETMVGTIKHGARRAMVKKNIRGSIICTASVSATIGGAGPMAYTSSKHAVLGVVRSSSLELGAYGIRVNCVSPHGVATPLARRTLNMEGSKVEELVSASASLKGVVLKASHVAEAALFLASDESAYISGQNLVVDGGFTAVRPVI, from the exons ATGTCTAAATCAAG GCGGCTGCATGGGAACGTGGCTCTCATAACAGGAGCCGCTAGCGGCATCGGCGAGGAGACGGCGAGACTATTTGCAGCCAACGGCGCTTTCGTTGTCGTAGCTGACATCGACGACGAACTGGGTAGGAAGGTGGCTGCCTCCATCGGCATCGACCAAGCCAGCTTTCACCATTGTGATGTTAGAGACGAGAAGCAAGTCGAAGAAACG ATGGTTGGGACGATTAAGCACGGTGCGCga cGAGCAATGGTGAAGAAAAACATACGTGGGTCGATCATTTGCACGGCGAGCGTGTCGGCCACGATAGGAGGGGCGGGGCCGATGGCATACACAAGCTCGAAGCATGCGGTGTTGGGGGTGGTGAGGTCGAGCAGCTTGGAGCTTGGGGCGTATGGGATTAGAGTGAACTGTGTGTCGCCACATGGGGTGGCAACGCCGCTGGCTCGCCGGACTTTGAATATGGAAGGGAGTAAGGTTGAAGAGCTTGTTTCTGCATCGGCAAGCTTGAAGGGTGTGGTGCTGAAGGCTAGCCATGTAGCTGAGGCAGCTCTGTTCCTCGCATCTGATGAATCAGCTTATATAAGTGGACAAAACTTGGTCGTCGATGGCGGCTTCACGGCGGTCCGACCAGTCATATGA
- the LOC111807754 gene encoding peroxidase 5-like, with amino-acid sequence MANSSSHKLSYIIFFLSLSTFASAALKVGFYRSSCPEAEAIIENVVDRAVSRNPGIAAGLIRMHFHDCFVRGCDGSVLLESTPGNPAERYHPANFPTLRGFEVIDEAKAKIEAICPQTMSCADILAFAARDSANKVGGINYAVPAGRRDGCISRKEEAGTLPSFAFNAEKLASEFAKRGLSVSEMVTLSGAHSIGIAHCPTFSKRLYSFNETHSQDPSMDPSYVDYLKNKCPPPRGDRSEEAAVALDFSTPHRLDNRYYIELKKNRGLLTSDQTLLSSSLTSKMVLKNANDGSKWAAKFAKAMVKMGKIDVLTGSQGEIRRHCSFVN; translated from the exons ATGGCTAATTCTTCCTCCCACAAGCTTTCCtacatcattttcttcctttccctcTCCACGTTCGCTTCCGCAGCCCTAAAAGTGGGCTTCTATCGATCATCGTGTCCCGAGGCCGAGGCCATTATCGAGAATGTTGTTGATCGCGCCGTCTCTCGTAACCCTGGCATCGCTGCTGGGCTCATTAGAATGCACTTCCATGACTGCTTTGTTAGG GGATGTGATGGGTCAGTGCTTTTGGAATCAACTCCGGGAAACCCAGCTGAGAGATATCATCCAGCAAATTTCCCGACATTACGAGGTTTCGAGGTTATTGATGAAGCCAAGGCCAAAATTGAGGCTATTTGTCCCCAAACCATGTCTTGTGCTGACATTCTCGCCTTCGCCGCCCGTGATAGCGCCAACAAAGTTGGTGGCATTAACTATGCTGTACCAGCCGGCCGCCGCGATGGCTGCATTTCAAGGAAGGAAGAAGCTGGAACTCTCCCTAGTTTTGCTTTCAACGCCGAGAAGCTCGCCAGCGAGTTTGCGAAACGAGGGCTGTCGGTGTCGGAGATGGTGACCCTCTCCGGTGCACACTCCATCGGAATAGCTCACTGCCCCACCTTCTCCAAGAGGCTATATTCCTTCAATGAAACTCATTCACAAGACCCTTCAATGGACCCCTCGTATGTTGATTACTTGAAGAACAAATGCCCGCCACCGCGTGGTGATCGGAGCGAGGAGGCGGCCGTGGCGCTTGATTTCTCCACGCCGCACCGTTTGGACAACCGTTACTATATCGAGCTGAAGAAAAACCGTGGGCTGTTGACGTCTGATCAGACGTTATTGAGTAGCTCTTTGACGTCTAAGATGGTGTTGAAGAATGCCAATGATGGCTCCAAATGGGCTGCTAAGTTTGCTAAGGCGATGGTTAAAATGGGCAAAATTGATGTCCTTACGGGATCACAAGGCGAGATTAGGCGCCATTGCAGCTTTGTGAATTGA
- the LOC111806671 gene encoding probable protein phosphatase 2C 2 codes for MVAEAEVIVCPKSLPVLEVPYYSKETRLEEIESINGGISTLDRVRASEPVSSSSQSDIKPMKKIPDSDADKAKDKEFPNLRSGSFADIGPRRFMEDEHIRIDDLSSHLGSLFKFPKPSAFYGVFDGHGGPEAAAYIRKNVLRLFFEDVNFPQMPDFDEVLPEEIQNCLRKAFLLADQALADDSGVSNSCGTTALTALVLGRHLMVANAGDCRAVLSRNGEAVDMSQDHRPIYSLEKQRVEELGGYVDGGYLNGVLSVSRALGDWDMKLPHGSPSPLIAEPECKQVVLTEEDEFLIIACDGIWDVMSSQQAVNVVRQGLQRHDDPERCARELVLRALRLDSFDNLTVVVVCFSSFHGDGSSLPQQRKLRYCSLSAQALCSLQRWLDNSGCQ; via the exons ATGGTGGCTGAAGCAGAGGTTATTGTTTGTCCGAAGAGCCTCCCAGTTTTGGAGGTGCCGTATTACAGTAAGGAGACTCGTCTTGAGGAAATTGAGTCCATTAATGGTGGTATTTCGACTCTCGATCGTGTTCGTGCTTCCGAACCGGTTTCTTCCAGTTCACAATCG GATATTAAACCCATGAAGAAAATTCCAGATTCCGACGCCGATAAGGCGAAGGATAAGGAATTTCCGAATCTCCGGTCGGGTAGCTTTGCTGATATTGGACCGAGGAGATTCATGGAAGATGAACATATAAGGATAGACGATTTGTCTTCGCATTTAGGATCGCTGTTTAAGTTTCCTAAGCCAAGTGCCTTCTATGGG GTGTTTGATGGACATGGAGGACCTGAAGCAGCAGCTTATATCAGAAAGAATGTTCTTAGACTCTTTTTTGAGGATGTCAATTTTCCTCAAATGCCAGATTTCGATGAAGTCTTGCCGGAGGAGATACAAAATTGCCTCCGGAAAGCATTTCTTCTGGCTGATCAAGCTCTAGCTGATGATTCCGGTGTCAGTAATTCGTGTGGGACGACGGCCCTGACAGCCCTTGTGCTTGGAAG GCATTTAATGGTGGCGAATGCTGGAGATTGCCGGGCTGTTCTCAGCCGGAATGGAGAGGCAGTAGATATGTCACAAGACCACCGGCCGATTTATTCGCTGGAGAAGCAACGGGTGGAAGAGCTGGGTGGCTATGTTGATGGTGGCTATCTGAACGGTGTTTTATCGGTGTCGCGGGCGTTGGGGGATTGGGACATGAAGCTCCCACATGGCTCTCCTTCACCTCTCATTGCAGAACCAGAATGCAAGCAGGTTGTTCTTACAGAGGAGGATGAGTTCTTGATCATAGCTTGTGATGGGATTTGGGATGTGATGTCGAGCCAGCAAGCAGTCAATGTAGTTCGACAGGGGCTTCAACGGCACGATGACCCAGAGCGGTGTGCTCGAGAGCTCGTCCTGCGTGCTTTGCGATTGGACTCGTTCGATAATCTGACTGTTGTGGTGGTTTGCTTCTCTAGTTTCCATGGCGACGGTTCCTCACTACCACAGCAGAGAAAATTGAGATACTGCAGTCTGTCTGCGCAGGCTCTTTGTAGTCTGCAGAGATGGTTGGATAACAGTGGATGCCAATGA
- the LOC111806667 gene encoding tRNA:m(4)X modification enzyme TRM13 homolog, producing MKAVPVSEELGLEMASRCQFWLPKKNRFCANSPINDSKFCGNHSSRADTQWVPCPVDPSHSVLRENLEWHVKRCPLLKQTQSLAVQPFYQKGINAGEEDSISSDELASGFSDSISSEMKRNIVYGMSGAEFHRLLAKIRALHGLICKDIQDSYRIKEACNMWIKGEIDRKIPFQEKHVLQQASILGNMEEFGVLRNYDGGEQCEGNRSCGNEANVAPAVIEFGAGRGYLTQMLADCYGIKRVLLVERKSYKLKADRSLRQKESLVLERLRIDIEDLNLNAVESLRHNPYLAIGKHLCGPATDLALRCCLTKQSNHVNTEQCGDRPKLRGLAIATCCHHLCQWKHYTNKRYLLELGITKEEFLAITWFTSWAVDANHSEDISDGADLKTFLQSSENEGDGMNGSTVEDIARHMNPVERAVLGFMCKEIIDMGRLMWLKECGLETQLVKYVPSSISPENHLLIAKCRNICAA from the exons ATGAAGGCAGTGCCGGTGAGTGAAGAATTAGGTTTAGAAATGGCTTCCCGTTGTCAGTTTTGGCTTCCAAAGAAGAACAGATTCTGTGCGAATTCTCCCATTAACGATTCCAA gttttgtgGTAATCATAGCTCGAGAGCTGATACTCAGTGGGTTCCATGTCCTGTAGACCCGTCTCA CTCTGTGCTTCGAGAAAATCTTGAATGGCATGTAAAGAGGTGTCCGTTATTGAAACAAACTCAATCCTTGGCTGTCCAACCGTTCTATCAAAAGGGCATCAATGCTGGGGAGGAGGATTCGATATCGTCCGATGAATTGGCTTCGGGCTTTTCAGATAGCATTTCCTCTGAAATGAAGAGGAATATCGTTTATGGTATGTCTGGAGCTGAATTTCATCGGCTTCTTGCAAAGATTAGAGCTCTTCATGGGCTGATATGCAAGGATATTCAAGACTCTTATAGGATAAAGGAAGCTTGCAATATGTGGATTAAAGGAGAAATAGATAG GAAAATTCCATTTCAAGAGAAACATGTTCTGCAGCAGGCGTCGATTCTTGGAAACATGGAGGAATTTGGAGTGCTGAGGAATTATGATGGAGGGGAACAATGTGAGGGTAACAGATCGTGTGGCAATGAGGCTAATGTTGCCCCTGCGGTAATTGAGTTCGGGGCAGGAAGAGGCTACTTAACTCAAATGCTTGCGGATTGCTATGGTATAAAAAGGGTGCTTCTGGTTGAGCGGAAATCGTACAAACTGAAG GCTGATCGATCACTGCGACAGAAGGAGAGCTTGGTTTTAGAGCGTTTGCGAATCGACA TTGAGGATCTAAACCTGAACGCTGTTGAATCTTTGAGGCATAATCCTTACTTGGCCATTGGCAAGCATCTCTGTGGGCCTGCAACAG aTTTGGCTCTCAGATGTTGTCTTACCAAACAATCCAATCATGTCAATACTGAACAGTGCGGAGATAGGCCGAAATTGAGAGGTTTGGCTATAGCGACATGTTGTCATCACCTTTGTCAATGGAAGCATTACACAA ATAAGAGATACTTATTAGAACTCGGAATCACGAAAGAAGAATTTCTTGCTATTACATGGTTCACTAGTTGGGCAGTGGATGCTAATCACAGTGAAGATATTTCAGATGGTGCCGACTTGAAAACGTTTCTTCAATCTAG TGAAAATGAAGGCGATGGAATGAACGGAAGCACGGTAGAAGACATTGCTAGACATATGAATCCAGTGGAAAGAGCAGTCCTGGGATTTATGTGCAAGGAGATTATTGATATGGGAAGACTAATGTGGCTCAAGGAATGTGGCTTGGAAACACAGCTTGTCAAGTATGTCCCATCTAGCATCTCCCCTGAAAACCATTTACTTATTGCTAAATGCAGAAATATTTGTGCTGCTTAG
- the LOC111806673 gene encoding short-chain dehydrogenase reductase 3b-like: MSKPTRRLHGKVALITGAANGIGEETARLFAANGAYVVVADINNELGQKVATSIGIDQASFHHCDVRDENQVEETVSYTVEKYGRLDILVSNAGITGSLTSILEFDMSNFDNVISTNVRGVVATIKHAGQAMVKGNIRGSIICMASTASVLGGITSMAYTTSKHAVLGVVRSCCGELGAYGIRVNCVSPYAVATRLTCEFFNMEESEVEELVSASASLKGVVLKASHVAEAVVFLASDESAYISGQNLVVDGGFTAVKSIG, encoded by the exons ATGTCTAAACCCACAAG GCGGCTGCATGGGAAGGTGGCTCTCATAACCGGAGCTGCCAATGGCATCGGTGAAGAGACGGCGAGGCTCTTTGCAGCCAACGGTGCTTATGTCGTTGTAGCTGACATCAACAATGAACTGGGTCAGAAAGTAGCAACCTCCATTGGCATCGACCAAGCCAGCTTTCATCACTGCGACGTGAGAGACGAGAACCAAGTCGAAGAAACCGTGAGCTACACCGTTGAGAAATACGGTCGTCTCGACATTCTCGTCAGCAATGCTGGCATAACAGGCTCTCTTACTTCAATTCTAGAGTTCGACATGTCCAACTTTGACAACGTAATTTCAACCAACGTTCGTGGG gtaGTAGCGACGATCAAGCATGCTGGACAAGCAATGGTGAAAGGAAATATACGAGGGTCGATCATATGTATGGCGAGCACGGCATCGGTGCTTGGTGGGATAACATCGATGGCGTACACAACCTCGAAGCATGCGGTGTTGGGGGTGGTGCGGTCGTGCTGCGGGGAGCTCGGGGCGTATGGGATTAGGGTGAATTGTGTGTCGCCGTACGCGGTGGCGACGAGGCTGACTTGTGAGTTTTTTAATATGGAAGAGAGTGAGGTTGAAGAGCTTGTTTCTGCATCGGCAAGCTTGAAGGGTGTGGTGCTGAAGGCTAGCCATGTAGCTGAGGCCGTTGTGTTTCTTGCATCGGATGAATCAGCTTATATAAGTGGTCAAAACTTGGTGGTCGATGGCGGCTTCACGGCGGTCAAATCAATAGGGTGA
- the LOC111806666 gene encoding uncharacterized protein LOC111806666, whose product MTNPTGTVIFTTVGRTQYGFDTFSVPLNSPTTEHCLTDGISVNFNAQFVDNQLSIVFISERSGSPRVYLSNSPNSAPKLLPSAPGSCFHDRPIIRNDRLYFISAHENPHKPFTSWSALYFTGLDGSDSVTRLTPRGSVDFSPAVSESGKFVAVASYGSRSWGGEFQELHTEIVVFRSSDPDRRVVVSGRGGWPSWSGDSTVYFHRQAEDGWWSIFRVEIPENLDSSVPPVPIRVTPAGLHCFTPAAMNDRKRVVVATRRPDNKFRHIEIYNSGTDEFDPITQKLNPSFHHYNPFVSPDSNYIGYHRFRGESSHGELTIPHFERIISPINELRMIRINGSFPTQSPDGNFIAFNPDFVGLRIVKADGSKCVTVLKDRTAFYNSWSPTEKNVIYSSLGPIFGPARATVQIARTTINSDDLNNGDSDEVAGEVKILTKEDTGNNAFPACSPDGKFLVFRSGRSGHKNLYIIDAVNGDFGGEARRLTDGPWIDTMPSWSPAGDLIAFSSNMHNPKNTEAFSIYVIRPDGSNLRRVHVAGPEGSSDVDKERINHVCFSRDGEWLLFTSNLGGVSAEPVSMPNQFQPYGDLFVVRLDGTGLRRLTWSAYENGTPTWYYGSELALSGLSLKDEVVGEKLKGEFDEPLWITFN is encoded by the coding sequence ATGACTAACCCCACCGGCACTGTCATCTTCACCACCGTCGGACGCACTCAATACGGCTTCGACACCTTCTCTGTTCCACTCAATTCTCCCACCACTGAACACTGCCTTACCGACGGAATCTCCGTTAATTTCAATGCCCAATTCGTCGATAATCAGCTATCCATCGTCTTCATCTCTGAACGATCTGGCTCCCCTAGAGTTTATCTCTCCAATTCTCCCAATTCCGCCCCCAAGTTGCTACCTTCCGCCCCCGGAAGCTGCTTTCACGACCGACCCATTATCAGAAATGATCGCCTCTATTTTATCTCCGCTCATGAAAACCCCCATAAGCCCTTCACGAGCTGGTCCGCTCTGTATTTCACTGGGTTGGACGGTTCCGATTCGGTGACTCGCCTGACTCCTCGTGGGTCTGTCGACTTCAGTCCGGCGGTTTCGGAAAGTGGGAAGTTCGTCGCGGTTGCTTCTTATGGCTCTCGTTCTTGGGGCGGCGAATTTCAGGAGCTCCACACAGAAATTGTGGTTTTTAGATCTTCTGACCCGGATCGACGAGTTGTAGTTTCGGGTCGGGGCGGATGGCCGTCGTGGTCCGGCGACTCCACTGTGTACTTCCACCGACAGGCCGAGGATGGGTGGTGGAGCATTTTCAGAGTGGAGATTCCTGAAAATCTCGACTCCTCTGTCCCCCCTGTTCCGATCCGGGTTACTCCGGCGGGTCTCCATTGCTTCACTCCGGCCGCCATGAACGACCGGAAACGAGTGGTCGTCGCCACCCGGAGACCCGACAACAAATTCCGACACATTGAGATTTACAATTCCGGGACAGACGAATTCGACCCGATTACCCAGAAATTGAATCCCAGTTTTCATCATTACAACCCGTTTGTCTCGCCGGATTCCAACTACATCGGTTACCACCGATTCCGTGGAGAGTCGTCTCATGGCGAGTTAACGATTCCCCATTTTGAACGGATAATTTCCCCAATTAATGAACTCCGTATGATCCGAATAAACGGATCGTTCCCAACACAGTCACCTGACGGCAATTTCATCGCGTTTAATCCCGATTTCGTCGGGTTAAGAATCGTCAAAGCAGACGGCTCAAAATGTGTGACCGTATTGAAAGATCGAACCGCTTTTTACAACTCGTGGAGCCCAACGGAAAAGAACGTGATCTACTCTTCGCTGGGGCCCATTTTCGGGCCAGCGAGAGCGACGGTCCAAATCGCTCGGACCACGATCAACTCCGATGATCTCAACAATGGTGATAGCGACGAAGTTGCCGGTGAAGTGAAGATTCTCACAAAAGAGGACACCGGAAATAACGCCTTTCCGGCTTGTTCGCCGGACGGAAAGTTTCTAGTATTCCGATCTGGCCGATCGGGACACAAGAATCTTTACATCATCGACGCTGTGAATGGTGATTTCGGTGGCGAAGCACGACGGTTGACTGACGGACCATGGATCGACACAATGCCGAGCTGGTCCCCGGCGGGAGATCTCATAGCGTTTTCTTCAAACATGCATAATCCGAAGAACACCGAAGCGTTCAGTATCTATGTCATCAGGCCGGACGGTTCGAATTTGAGGAGAGTTCACGTGGCTGGACCGGAAGGGTCTAGTGACGTGGACAAAGAGAGGATTAACCACGTGTGCTTTAGTAGGGACGGGGAGTGGCTTTTATTCACGTCGAATTTGGGTGGGGTGTCAGCAGAGCCGGTGTCCATGCCCAATCAGTTTCAGCCATATGGCGATCTGTTCGTGGTGAGGTTGGACGGGACCGGGCTGCGGAGACTGACGTGGAGTGCATATGAAAATGGGACTCCCACGTGGTATTATGGAAGTGAGCTGGCGCTTTCCGGGCTGAGTTTGAAAGATGAGGTGGTTGGTGAGAAGTTGAAGGGGGAGTTTGATGAACCCCTTTGGATAACGTTCAATTGA
- the LOC111807755 gene encoding peroxidase 5-like yields the protein MASKAYCQGLELGFYRQTCPLAERIVRATVAKAVLHNPGMAAGLIRLHFHDCIVLGCDASILLDKTSQNPDSEKDNFANPLLRGFEVIDDAKSHLESLCPNTVSCADILAFAARDSVAITGQFTYAVPGGRRDSLVSHGANVSDNVPFPTSDIGFLKQRFEQRGLSLRDMVALSGAHSIGIAPCSAFSERLYFFNDTINQTDPSLDPKFAAFLKTKCPLHSRLNQITADLDNVSPNRLDVQFFENLKRKMGVLSSDQALATDPLTAATVRRYRRNRAVWMRDFSKAMVKMGKLLVLTETQGEIRRNCHFKN from the exons ATGGCATCTAAAGCTTATTGTCAAGGCTTGGAATTAGGGTTCTATCGTCAGACATGTCCTTTGGCTGAACGCATTGTGAGAGCCACAGTGGCGAAGGCTGTTCTCCACAACCCTGGCATGGCTGCTGGCCTTATTCGTTTGCATTTTCATGATTGTATTGTTCTA GGCTGCGATGCATCGATACTCCTCGACAAAACGTCGCAAAATCCCGATTCGGAGAAAGACAATTTCGCCAACCCATTATTACGAGGCTTCGAAGTAATCGACGACGCCAAATCCCATCTCGAATCCCTATGTCCAAACACAGTTTCTTGCGCCGACATTTTAGCCTTTGCAGCTCGGGACAGCGTCGCCATCACCGGTCAATTCACCTACGCGGTCCCTGGCGGCCGTCGCGACTCACTGGTTTCACATGGAGCAAACGTTTCCGACAACGTGCCATTTCCGACATCCGACATTGGGTTCCTTAAACAACGATTCGAACAACGAGGCCTGTCGTTGAGAGACATGGTGGCTCTCTCAGGCGCCCACTCCATCGGAATCGCTCCTTGCAGCGCCTTCTCCGAACgcctttatttctttaacGATACAATTAATCAAACTGATCCGTCTTTGGACCCAAAGTTTGCGGcttttttgaaaactaagtGTCCGTTGCATAGTAGGTTGAATCAAATAACGGCGGATTTGGATAATGTGTCGCCGAACCGGTTGGATGTTCAGTTTTTTGAGAATTTGAAGAGGAAGATGGGGGTTTTGTCGTCCGATCAGGCGTTGGCAACTGACCCTTTGACCGCGGCGACGGTGAGGAGATACCGGAGGAATAGAGCGGTGTGGATGAGGGATTTCTCGAAGGCGATGGTGAAGATGGGGAAGCTGCTGGTTTTGACTGAAACTCAAGGGGAGATTAGAAGGAACTGCCATTTTAAGAACTAG
- the LOC111806672 gene encoding short-chain dehydrogenase reductase 3b-like, which translates to MSKPTRRLDGKVALITGAANGLGEETARLFAANGAYVVVADINDELGQKVATSIGVDQASFHHCDVRDENQVEETVSYTVEKYGRLDILVSNAGITGSLTSILEYDMSNFDNVISTNIRGVVATIKHAGQAMVKGNIRGSIICMASTASVLGGIASTAYITSKHAVLGVVRSCCGELGAYGIRVNCVSPYAVATRLTCEFFNMEESEVEELVSASASLKGVALKASHVAEAVVFLASDESAYISGQNLVVDGGFTAVKSIG; encoded by the exons ATGTCTAAACCAACAAG GCGGCTGGATGGGAAGGTGGCTCTCATAACGGGAGCCGCCAACGGCCTCGGTGAAGAGACGGCGAGGCTATTTGCAGCCAACGGTGCTTATGTCGTTGTAGCCGACATCAACGACGAACTGGGTCAGAAAGTAGCAACCTCCATCGGCGTCGACCAAGCCAGCTTTCATCACTGCGACGTGAGAGACGAGAACCAAGTCGAAGAAACCGTGAGCTACACCGTTGAGAAATACGGTCGTCTCGACATTCTTGTCAGTAATGCTGGCATAACAGGCTCTCTTACTTCAATTCTAGAGTATGACATGTCGAACTTTGACAACGTAATTTCAACCAACATTCGTGGG gtaGTAGCGACGATCAAGCATGCTGGACAAGCAATGGTGAAAGGAAATATACGAGGGTCGATCATATGTATGGCGAGCACGGCATCGGTGCTTGGTGGGATAGCATCGACAGCATACATAACCTCGAAGCATGCGGTGTTGGGGGTGGTGCGGTCGTGCTGCGGGGAGCTCGGGGCGTATGGGATTAGGGTGAATTGTGTGTCGCCGTACGCGGTGGCGACGAGGCTGACTTGTGAGTTTTTTAATATGGAAGAGAGTGAGGTTGAAGAGCTTGTTTCTGCATCGGCAAGCTTGAAGGGTGTGGCGCTGAAGGCTAGCCATGTAGCTGAGGCCGTTGTGTTTCTTGCATCGGATGAATCAGCTTATATAAGTGGTCAAAACTTGGTGGTCGACGGCGGCTTCACGGCGGTCAAATCAATAGGGTGA
- the LOC111806669 gene encoding short-chain dehydrogenase reductase 3b-like produces MSKPRLQGKVALITGAASGIGEETARLFAANGAIVVIADIQDELGQKLAAEIGQNQASFHHCDVRDEVSVEKTVAFTVEKHGRLDILFSNAGMMGPLAGILDLDMEEFENTMRTNVKGVTVTVKHAARAMVKSKTRGSIICTSSVAAAMGGVGPAAYTVSKSAVVGVVKTACSELGKYGIRVNGVSPYGVATPMTCESYNISVEEAERNTSSLANLKGIVLKCRHVAEAVLFLASDESAYVSGHNLTVDGGFTVVCSSIPPPDSSI; encoded by the exons ATGTCGAAGCCAAG gTTACAAGGAAAAGTAGCTCTGATCACCGGCGCCGCCAGTGGGATCGGCGAGGAGACGGCGAGACTATTCGCAGCCAACGGCGCGATTGTCGTCATCGCCGACATCCAAGACGAATTGGGACAAAAACTCGCGGCGGAAATCGGCCAAAACCAAGCCAGCTTCCACCACTGTGACGTCAGAGACGAGGTGTCGGTCGAGAAAACCGTCGCTTTCACGGTGGAAAAACACGGCCGGTTGGACATCCTATTCAGCAACGCCGGCATGATGGGACCACTTGCCGGAATCCTGGACTTAGACATGGAGGAATTCGAGAACACGATGAGAACTAACGTGAAAGGCGTGACGGTAACGGTTAAACACGCCGCACGTGCGATGGTAAAAAGCAAGACACGTGGGTCGATTATTTGTACTTCCAGCGTGGCAGCGGCGATGGGTGGGGTTGGGCCGGCAGCGTACACGGTGTCGAAAAGCGCGGTGGTTGGGGTGGTGAAAACGGCGTGTAGTGAGCTGGGGAAGTACGGGATTAGAGTGAACGGAGTTTCGCCGTACGGGGTGGCGACGCCGATGACGTGTGAGAGTTATAATATAAGTGTGGAGGAGGCGGAGAGGAACACAAGCAGTCTGGCGAATTTGAAAGGGATTGTATTGAAATGTCGACATGTCGCTGAGGCGGTTTTGTTTTTGGCGTCCGACGAGTCGGCTTATGTCAGTGGGCATAACTTGACCGTCGACGGCGGCTTCACCgtggtttgttcttcaattCCGCCGCCCGATTCTTCCATCTGA
- the LOC111806668 gene encoding peroxidase 5-like has protein sequence MASMASSSQLYSKLSCIIFFLSLSTLASATLKVGFYQSSCPEAEAIVKNAVDCAVSLNPGIAAGLIRMHFHDCFVRGCDGSVLLESTRGSPAEREHPANFPSLRGFEVIDKAKAEIEAICPKTVSCADILAFAARDSSYKVGGISYAVPAGRRDGRISIKEEANALPLPSFNANELINSFAQRGLSAAEMVTLSGAHSIGVAHCPTFSNRLHSFNATHSQDPSMNPNYAAYLKTKCPSSSPSEQSTVALEFSTPNRLDHRYYVELKKHHGLLRSDQTLLSSSSTSRMVLDNAKHGSKWAVEFGMAMAKMGSIDVLTGWQGEIRRHCSFVN, from the exons ATGGCTTcaatggcttcttcttctcaattGTACTCAAAGCTCTCTtgcatcatcttcttcctctcgcTCTCCACTTTGGCTTCTGCAACCCTAAAAGTCGGTTTCTATCAATCATCTTGTCCCGAGGCCGAGGCCATTGTCAAGAACGCTGTAGATTGCGCCGTCTCTCTTAACCCTGGCATCGCTGCTGGACTCATTAGGATGCACTTCCATGACTGCTTCGTTAgg gGTTGTGATGGCTCAGTCCTATTGGAATCCACTCGAGGCAGCCCAGCTGAGCGAGAGCATCCAGCAAACTTCCCAAGCTTACGAGGTTTCGAGGTTATCGACAAAGCGAAGGCAGAAATCGAGGCAATTTGTCCCAAAACCGTGTCGTGCGCCGACATTCTTGCCTTTGCAGCTCGTGATAGCTCCTACAAAGTTGGAGGTATCAGCTACGCCGTGCCAGCCGGTCGCCGCGACGGTCGCATCTCaataaaagaagaagccaACGCTCTCCCTCTTCCCTCTTTCAATGCCAATGAGCTGATTAACAGCTTCGCCCAACGAGGGCTGTCGGCGGCGGAGATGGTGACACTTTCCGGCGCACATTCCATTGGAGTAGCGCACTGCCCCACCTTCTCTAACAGGCTTCATTCCTTCAATGCAACACACTCACAAGACCCTTCCATGAACCCCAATTACGCGGCTTACTTGAAGACCAAATGCCCGTCGTCGTCGCCGAGTGAGCAATCGACAGTGGCACTGGAGTTTTCGACACCGAATCGTCTCGACCATCGATACTACGTCGAGTTGAAGAAGCACCATGGGCTGTTGAGATCGGACCAAACATTGTTGAGTAGCTCTTCCACCTCGAGAATGGTATTGGACAATGCTAAGCATGGCTCCAAATGGGCTGTGGAGTTTGGGATGGCAATGGCTAAAATGGGTTCCATTGATGTCCTCACGGGATGGCAAGGTGAGATTAGACGCCATTGTAGCTTTGTGAATTGA